One Mycolicibacterium parafortuitum DNA segment encodes these proteins:
- a CDS encoding MFS transporter has protein sequence MPLPSRGALGLMFDRVFGTLFWGKMFAVVAVWTHGLVAAVVMYDATRSALMVGLVGVVQFAPQLILAPTSGKWADTGNPARQILLGRVFCVFGSGSIAVWMYAVPTLEGMAVAIPILLGTTLVGIGFVVGGPAMQSIVPNLIRPGELATAMALNSLPMTVGRIIGPAAGAYLAAHLGPASAFTVSAVLHFVFALFLILVTFPSPPPRQPGADYRVRAAIRYVLADRPLLLALAAVTTVGIVSDPSITLAPSIADALGGDAAMVGSLSAVFGVGAAIGMGSLAVLRGRIASAYVSSIGMAALTAGSTVLAFGLQPWLAYTGFLLAGLGFGCAMTGLSTVVQERAPEELRGRIMALWLVGFLGSRPIAAAVLGGTADLVNVYVAFGVAAGLALVVTLLCRPSKLAGTAAAVR, from the coding sequence ATGCCGCTGCCGTCGCGCGGTGCCCTCGGACTCATGTTCGACCGCGTCTTCGGCACCCTGTTCTGGGGCAAGATGTTCGCCGTCGTCGCGGTGTGGACGCACGGACTGGTGGCCGCCGTCGTGATGTACGACGCGACCCGGTCGGCGCTGATGGTCGGGCTGGTCGGCGTGGTGCAGTTCGCGCCGCAGCTGATCCTGGCCCCGACCAGCGGCAAGTGGGCCGACACCGGTAACCCGGCGCGGCAGATCCTGCTCGGCCGGGTGTTCTGTGTGTTCGGTTCCGGCTCGATCGCGGTCTGGATGTACGCCGTGCCGACGCTGGAGGGCATGGCGGTCGCGATCCCGATCCTGCTCGGGACCACCCTGGTCGGGATCGGCTTCGTCGTCGGCGGCCCGGCGATGCAGTCGATCGTGCCGAACCTGATCCGTCCCGGCGAGCTCGCGACCGCGATGGCGCTGAACAGCCTGCCGATGACGGTCGGGCGCATCATCGGCCCGGCGGCGGGCGCGTACCTCGCCGCCCACCTCGGACCGGCCTCGGCGTTCACCGTCAGCGCGGTCCTGCACTTCGTGTTCGCGCTGTTCCTGATCCTCGTGACGTTCCCGAGTCCGCCACCACGCCAGCCCGGCGCCGACTACCGGGTGCGGGCGGCGATCCGCTACGTGCTGGCCGACCGGCCGCTGCTGCTGGCCCTGGCCGCGGTCACCACCGTCGGCATCGTGTCGGATCCGTCGATCACCCTGGCCCCGTCGATCGCCGACGCCCTCGGCGGCGACGCCGCGATGGTCGGATCCCTGTCGGCGGTGTTCGGGGTCGGCGCCGCGATCGGGATGGGGTCGCTGGCGGTGCTGCGGGGCCGGATCGCGTCGGCGTACGTGTCGTCGATCGGCATGGCCGCGCTGACCGCGGGCAGTACGGTCCTGGCGTTCGGGCTGCAACCGTGGCTGGCCTACACCGGCTTCCTGCTGGCCGGTCTGGGATTCGGCTGCGCGATGACCGGGCTGTCCACCGTGGTGCAGGAACGCGCGCCCGAAGAGCTGCGCGGACGCATCATGGCGCTGTGGCTGGTCGGTTTCCTGGGCTCGCGCCCGATCGCCGCGGCGGTGCTCGGCGGCACCGCCGACCTGGTCAACGTCTATGTGGCGTTCGGCGTCGCGGCCGGGCTGGCGCTGGTCGTGACGCTGTTGTGCCGGCCCTCGAAGCTCGCCGGCACCGCGGCAGCGGTGCGTTAG
- a CDS encoding type 1 glutamine amidotransferase domain-containing protein, giving the protein MPNELDGRRIAFLAADGVEKVELERPRDTIREAGGHTELLSITDGEIDARNHDLEPAGTFPVDRLVGDATIDEYDALVLPGGTVNGDKLRLDGDAVAFVRDFVRSGKPVAAICHGPWALVEADVVKDRTLTSYPSLRTDLRNAGATVVDQQVCIDGNLITSRSPKDLDAFCQAITDRFAATPAHT; this is encoded by the coding sequence ATGCCGAACGAACTGGACGGCCGGCGTATCGCCTTTCTCGCCGCCGACGGCGTCGAGAAGGTCGAACTCGAGCGGCCGCGGGACACGATCCGCGAGGCCGGCGGGCACACCGAGCTGTTGTCCATCACCGACGGTGAGATCGACGCGCGCAACCACGACCTCGAACCCGCGGGCACGTTCCCGGTGGACCGGCTCGTCGGTGACGCCACGATCGACGAGTACGACGCGCTCGTGCTGCCGGGCGGCACGGTCAACGGCGACAAGCTTCGCCTCGACGGGGATGCGGTCGCGTTCGTGCGCGACTTCGTCCGCTCGGGCAAACCGGTCGCGGCGATCTGTCACGGCCCGTGGGCGCTGGTCGAGGCCGATGTCGTGAAGGACCGGACGCTGACGTCGTACCCGAGCCTGCGCACCGATCTGCGCAACGCGGGCGCGACCGTCGTCGACCAGCAGGTGTGCATCGACGGCAACCTGATCACGAGTCGCTCACCGAAGGATCTCGACGCGTTCTGCCAGGCCATCACCGACCGCTTCGCGGCCACCCCCGCCCATACCTGA
- a CDS encoding cutinase family protein, with protein sequence MKLKRIAGLAGAAVVGATTAVTAAGAVPTAAAQQPCPDVEVVFARGTSEAPGVGGVGQAFVDAVRAQAAPRTVDAYAVNYPAGSNFAEREAFAATVIDGVRDAGNRVLTMSRDCPDTRIVLGGFSQGAVVSGFATSDTVPSSVPAAIAPTPLPDDVADHVAAVVLFGTPSDAFLAGLGAPAITIGPRYADKTLKLCAQGDSICDGAPGGGPNIAHAFYPVNGMVNEGASYAVARL encoded by the coding sequence ATGAAGCTCAAGCGGATCGCCGGGCTTGCCGGCGCTGCGGTGGTCGGTGCGACGACCGCGGTCACGGCAGCCGGTGCCGTTCCGACGGCCGCCGCGCAGCAGCCGTGCCCGGATGTCGAGGTCGTCTTCGCGCGCGGCACCAGCGAGGCGCCAGGCGTCGGAGGCGTCGGTCAGGCGTTCGTCGACGCGGTGCGCGCACAGGCCGCACCCCGCACCGTCGATGCGTACGCGGTGAACTATCCGGCGGGCAGCAACTTCGCCGAGCGCGAGGCATTCGCGGCCACGGTGATCGACGGGGTTCGCGATGCGGGCAATCGGGTGCTGACCATGTCACGGGACTGTCCCGACACCCGCATCGTGCTCGGCGGCTTCTCGCAGGGCGCGGTGGTGTCCGGGTTCGCCACCTCCGACACCGTCCCGAGCTCGGTGCCCGCGGCCATCGCCCCGACGCCGCTACCCGACGACGTGGCCGACCATGTCGCGGCCGTCGTGCTGTTCGGCACCCCGTCGGATGCCTTCCTGGCCGGGCTCGGCGCCCCGGCGATCACCATCGGCCCGCGGTATGCGGACAAGACGCTGAAACTGTGTGCTCAGGGCGACAGCATCTGCGACGGGGCACCCGGCGGGGGCCCGAACATCGCCCACGCGTTCTATCCGGTGAACGGGATGGTCAACGAGGGGGCGTCGTACGCGGTGGCCCGCCTGTAG
- a CDS encoding HemK2/MTQ2 family protein methyltransferase encodes MTSAYTTIDALEAPAEVYPPQEDSSLLIDAMVTAGVVPGARVADLCTGSGVVAIAAATAGAASVTAFDICPKAVSRTRQEALAAGVEIDVHRGSWARAIEFGPFDVVLANPPYVPEAPVDDSGLISPAAGPSRAWDAGPDGRMVLDPLCAAAPLLLDEGGTMLIVHSECSGVTRTLSALRAQGMRAEVVAQQLIPFGPVMTARAPWLKRAGLLGRNATQERIVVVRADAP; translated from the coding sequence GTGACGAGCGCATACACCACAATCGACGCCCTTGAAGCTCCTGCCGAGGTCTATCCCCCGCAAGAGGATTCATCACTGCTCATCGACGCGATGGTCACCGCGGGCGTCGTCCCGGGTGCGCGGGTCGCCGATTTGTGCACCGGCAGTGGCGTTGTCGCGATTGCTGCGGCTACCGCTGGTGCGGCGTCGGTGACGGCCTTCGACATCTGCCCCAAAGCCGTGTCCCGGACCCGGCAGGAGGCGCTGGCTGCCGGCGTCGAAATCGACGTTCACCGCGGATCATGGGCCCGGGCAATCGAATTCGGCCCCTTTGATGTGGTCCTCGCCAATCCGCCGTACGTGCCGGAGGCGCCGGTCGACGATTCCGGCCTGATCTCGCCGGCCGCGGGCCCGTCCCGGGCCTGGGATGCCGGCCCCGACGGCCGCATGGTGCTCGACCCGCTGTGCGCGGCCGCGCCGCTTCTGCTGGACGAGGGCGGCACGATGCTGATCGTGCATTCGGAGTGCTCGGGGGTCACCCGAACACTGAGTGCGCTTCGCGCCCAAGGTATGCGGGCCGAAGTGGTGGCTCAGCAGCTGATCCCGTTCGGCCCGGTGATGACGGCTCGGGCGCCGTGGCTCAAGCGCGCGGGCCTGCTCGGCCGCAACGCCACCCAGGAACGCATCGTCGTGGTGCGTGCGGACGCGCCATGA
- a CDS encoding CDGSH iron-sulfur domain-containing protein translates to MSDGDHRQVRVVPGGPVMVEGPVCIELPDGSTVESDRFMVAICACRRSKTYPLCDTSHRRRQRAGGGGQESDLSSQ, encoded by the coding sequence ATGAGCGACGGGGATCACCGGCAGGTCCGGGTCGTGCCCGGCGGTCCGGTGATGGTGGAAGGCCCTGTGTGCATTGAGCTTCCGGACGGAAGCACGGTCGAATCCGACCGATTCATGGTCGCGATCTGCGCGTGCAGGCGGTCCAAGACGTATCCGCTGTGCGATACCAGCCACCGCCGCAGGCAGCGTGCCGGCGGCGGTGGCCAAGAGTCAGATCTCTCGTCGCAGTGA
- a CDS encoding iron-containing redox enzyme family protein, translated as MPTLVEPPTLPEPRGPISMSVVDLLSERAPLRYLAKVETSLADADPAGIDLHLALYVCYELHYRGFRGVDSGWEWNPGLIYLRSQLEDLFLSDVRKHVGEIGEVSALEELEKLCVEPVNGDGPSYYLRDEGTWEQMREYFTHRSLYHLKEGDPHAWAIPRLTGQAKASFVAVEFDEFGAGKGTRLHQQLFADLMEAAGLDTTYLGYLNHVPAEALAVVNLMSMFGLHRRLRGCAVGHFAATEVTSPPGSRRMVQALERMGAPIACRAFYAEHVEADAVHEQVVRTDVVGDLVSREPDLDADVVFGIRAFDLVENRLADHLMRSWRAGESSLRREI; from the coding sequence ATGCCCACCCTCGTTGAACCCCCCACCCTGCCGGAACCTCGTGGCCCGATCTCCATGTCGGTCGTCGACCTTCTCTCCGAGCGGGCCCCGCTGCGGTACCTCGCCAAGGTCGAGACGTCGCTGGCCGACGCGGATCCCGCCGGTATCGACCTGCACCTGGCGCTGTACGTCTGCTACGAGCTGCACTACCGGGGATTCCGCGGCGTGGATTCCGGATGGGAATGGAATCCGGGTCTGATCTATCTGCGCAGCCAGCTCGAGGATCTGTTCCTTTCCGATGTGCGCAAGCACGTGGGAGAGATCGGCGAGGTGAGCGCGCTGGAGGAGTTGGAGAAGCTCTGCGTCGAACCGGTCAACGGTGACGGCCCGTCCTACTACCTGCGCGACGAGGGCACCTGGGAGCAGATGCGCGAGTACTTCACGCACCGCTCGCTCTACCACCTCAAGGAGGGTGATCCGCACGCGTGGGCCATCCCCCGGCTGACCGGCCAGGCCAAGGCGTCGTTCGTCGCCGTCGAGTTCGACGAGTTCGGCGCGGGCAAGGGCACCCGGCTGCACCAACAGCTGTTCGCCGATCTGATGGAGGCCGCCGGCCTGGACACCACGTACCTCGGCTACCTCAACCATGTCCCCGCAGAGGCCCTGGCGGTGGTGAACCTGATGTCGATGTTCGGCCTGCACCGCCGGTTGCGGGGTTGTGCCGTCGGGCATTTCGCCGCCACGGAGGTGACCTCACCTCCCGGGTCCCGCCGGATGGTGCAGGCGCTGGAACGCATGGGCGCCCCGATCGCGTGCCGCGCGTTCTATGCCGAGCACGTCGAGGCCGATGCCGTGCACGAGCAGGTGGTGCGCACCGATGTGGTCGGTGACCTGGTGAGCCGGGAACCGGACCTGGACGCCGACGTGGTGTTCGGGATCCGCGCGTTCGACCTCGTCGAGAACCGGCTGGCCGATCACCTCATGAGGAGCTGGCGCGCGGGAGAATCGTCACTGCGACGAGAGATCTGA
- a CDS encoding hemerythrin domain-containing protein, producing the protein MLTRLCRLVFPHAFAEESVLWPLVRRVLPDGEELTLRIEREHQEINELFTELERLDPDSSEHRQLFDRIAGLLRQDVRDEEDDLLPKLQDAMPRNRWIALGVAWEMVRRTAPTRPHPVVARRPPGNVVAAAPLTVTDRLRDRLDQVARRAHGAPSGAARHASAALAAVAGRVEHLPPLTRGERPETHT; encoded by the coding sequence CTGCTCACCCGGCTGTGCCGGCTGGTGTTTCCGCACGCGTTCGCCGAAGAATCGGTGCTTTGGCCGTTGGTCCGGCGCGTCCTGCCCGACGGGGAGGAGCTCACGCTGCGGATCGAACGCGAACACCAGGAGATCAACGAACTGTTCACCGAATTGGAGCGCCTCGACCCCGACTCCTCGGAGCACCGGCAGCTGTTCGACCGCATCGCGGGGCTGCTGCGCCAGGACGTCCGCGACGAGGAGGACGATCTGCTGCCCAAACTGCAGGATGCAATGCCGCGCAACCGATGGATCGCGCTCGGCGTCGCCTGGGAGATGGTGCGCCGGACCGCACCCACGCGTCCCCACCCGGTGGTGGCGCGCCGTCCGCCCGGCAACGTCGTCGCGGCCGCGCCGCTGACCGTCACCGACCGGCTCCGTGACCGGCTCGACCAGGTCGCCCGGCGCGCCCACGGCGCCCCGAGCGGCGCGGCGCGACACGCGTCAGCGGCGCTGGCCGCGGTGGCCGGGCGGGTGGAACACCTGCCGCCGCTGACCCGCGGTGAGCGCCCCGAGACCCACACCTGA
- a CDS encoding NUDIX hydrolase codes for MTISYDDGLRDVIAERLTRHDRRTVTDPSKRHAAVAVVLVDSLAGEDRVDPAPVDDWIAGRPMPGDLDGRMVDVSGGAAFFLCRRASRLSSHSAQWALPGGRLDPGESVVDAALRELDEEVGVRLPDSAVLGLLDDYPTRSGYVITPVVVWGGGRLDPRPSPDEVVAVYRVGLHQLLREDSPRFITIPESPRPVVQIPLGNDLIHAPTGAVLLQLRWLCLEGRDDPVDGLEQPVFAWK; via the coding sequence GTGACCATCAGCTACGACGACGGGCTGCGCGACGTGATCGCCGAGCGCCTCACCCGCCACGACCGCCGTACCGTGACGGATCCGTCCAAGCGACACGCTGCCGTGGCGGTGGTACTCGTCGATTCCCTGGCCGGGGAGGACCGGGTGGACCCGGCCCCGGTCGACGACTGGATCGCCGGCCGGCCGATGCCCGGGGACCTCGACGGCCGGATGGTCGACGTCTCCGGTGGGGCGGCGTTCTTTCTGTGCCGCAGGGCTTCTCGGTTGTCGTCTCACTCGGCGCAGTGGGCGCTGCCCGGGGGCCGGCTCGATCCGGGGGAGTCGGTGGTCGATGCCGCGCTGCGGGAGCTCGACGAGGAGGTCGGTGTGCGGCTACCGGATTCGGCGGTGCTCGGCCTGCTCGACGACTACCCGACGCGGTCGGGGTACGTGATCACGCCGGTGGTGGTCTGGGGCGGGGGACGGCTGGACCCGCGACCGTCCCCCGACGAGGTGGTCGCGGTCTATCGGGTGGGTCTGCACCAGCTTCTGCGCGAAGATTCACCGCGCTTCATCACCATCCCCGAGAGCCCGCGCCCGGTGGTGCAGATCCCGTTGGGCAACGACCTGATCCACGCTCCGACCGGCGCGGTCCTGTTACAGCTGAGGTGGCTGTGCCTTGAGGGGCGCGATGACCCGGTTGACGGCCTGGAACAGCCGGTATTCGCCTGGAAGTAG
- a CDS encoding phosphotransferase: protein MTPEELAERTRRATDAAVAAGRELGLRIEQPTVLHDVFSVVVHLRPQPVVARIPVVSTANLQPDRQNARQQRELDVAAWLDAHGVPVVPPSARVPRRPVRRDGFAMTFWELADVAEDHEPYRGVDLSYSVTLHEALRDYPAELPFLSPFNDGLPEMIAELRPQRGLTTSDIERARAEFDRLRAVLADRESFHRAFAGVPVQPVQGDAPSHNVIRTRAGILFSDFEDITCGPVEWDLAMLGEEAITAYDRAAHERGLRRTDPEVLRAMESARRLQFVGCFTLIPQLPILAAPLTEALDDWRATPEFG from the coding sequence GTGACGCCCGAAGAGCTCGCCGAGCGCACCCGCCGCGCCACCGACGCCGCGGTGGCGGCCGGTCGCGAGCTCGGGCTGCGGATCGAGCAGCCAACGGTGCTGCACGACGTGTTCTCCGTGGTCGTGCACCTGCGGCCCCAGCCGGTGGTGGCGCGGATCCCGGTGGTGTCGACGGCGAATCTGCAGCCTGACCGTCAGAACGCAAGGCAACAGAGGGAACTCGACGTCGCCGCCTGGCTGGACGCGCATGGTGTCCCGGTGGTCCCGCCGTCCGCGCGGGTGCCGCGGCGCCCGGTCCGCCGAGACGGCTTCGCGATGACGTTCTGGGAACTCGCCGACGTTGCCGAGGATCACGAGCCCTACCGCGGTGTCGACCTGTCCTACAGCGTCACTCTGCATGAGGCGCTGCGGGACTATCCGGCCGAACTGCCGTTCCTGTCCCCGTTCAACGACGGGCTGCCGGAGATGATCGCCGAACTGCGCCCGCAGCGCGGACTGACCACCTCCGACATCGAGCGCGCCCGTGCGGAATTCGACCGGCTTCGGGCGGTGCTGGCCGACCGCGAATCATTCCACCGCGCGTTCGCGGGCGTGCCGGTGCAGCCGGTTCAGGGAGATGCCCCGTCGCACAACGTGATCCGGACACGCGCTGGCATCCTGTTCTCGGATTTCGAGGACATCACCTGTGGGCCGGTGGAATGGGATCTGGCGATGCTCGGCGAGGAGGCCATCACCGCATACGATAGGGCCGCGCACGAGCGGGGTCTTCGGCGGACCGACCCCGAGGTGTTGCGGGCCATGGAGTCCGCACGGCGCCTGCAATTCGTGGGGTGCTTCACGCTGATCCCCCAGCTACCCATCCTGGCCGCACCCCTGACCGAGGCGCTCGACGACTGGCGCGCCACACCGGAGTTCGGCTGA
- a CDS encoding NtaA/DmoA family FMN-dependent monooxygenase (This protein belongs to a clade of FMN-dependent monooxygenases, within a broader family of flavin-dependent oxidoreductases, the luciferase-like monooxygenase (LMM) family, some of whose members use coenzyme F420 rather than FMN.), with protein sequence MTRPLKQIHLAAHFPGVNNTTVWSDPASGSHIDFASFVHFAQTAERGKFDFMFLAEGLRLREQNGQIYDLDVVGRPDTFTVLAALAAVTDRLGLTGTINSTFNEPYEVARQFASLDHLSEGRAAWNVVTSWDAFTGENFRRGGFLPESERYTRAESFLAAAHTLFDSWPEHAIVADKDEGRFLADPHAGEFTYTDQHFDISGRFNVPRSPQGRPVIFQAGDSDRGRDFAAAAADAIFSRHGTLEAGRQFYDDVKGRLHKFGRHRDDLLILPAATFVLGDTDADAAEIAHEVRLAQVSPQTAIKFLEQLWNRDLSDHDPDGPLPSVDPVVGENTIARGRASVRMYRDPVATANEWRAKAEAENLTTRELIIEITGRQNFIGSASTVAEQINELVQADASDGFILVPHVTPAGLDPFVDSVVPLLQERGVFRADYTGSTLREHLGLGENGSR encoded by the coding sequence ATGACCAGGCCGCTCAAGCAGATTCACCTCGCCGCACACTTCCCGGGCGTCAACAACACGACGGTGTGGAGTGATCCGGCGTCGGGCAGCCACATCGACTTCGCCTCGTTCGTGCACTTCGCGCAGACGGCCGAACGCGGGAAGTTCGACTTCATGTTCCTGGCCGAGGGCCTGCGGCTGCGCGAGCAGAACGGCCAGATCTACGACCTCGACGTCGTCGGCAGACCGGACACGTTCACCGTACTGGCCGCGCTCGCCGCCGTCACCGACCGGCTGGGGCTGACCGGCACGATCAACTCGACCTTCAACGAACCCTACGAGGTCGCCCGCCAGTTCGCGTCCCTGGACCACCTTTCCGAGGGCCGGGCGGCGTGGAACGTCGTGACGTCCTGGGATGCGTTCACCGGTGAGAACTTTCGCCGGGGAGGGTTTCTGCCGGAGTCCGAGCGCTACACCCGCGCCGAGAGCTTCCTGGCCGCGGCACACACGCTGTTCGACTCGTGGCCGGAGCACGCGATCGTCGCCGACAAGGACGAGGGACGTTTCCTGGCCGATCCGCACGCCGGCGAGTTCACCTACACCGACCAGCATTTCGACATCAGCGGACGGTTCAACGTGCCCCGCAGCCCGCAGGGCAGACCGGTGATCTTCCAGGCCGGCGACTCCGACCGCGGACGCGACTTCGCCGCGGCCGCCGCCGATGCGATCTTCTCCCGGCACGGCACGCTTGAGGCCGGCCGGCAGTTCTACGACGACGTGAAAGGCAGGCTGCACAAGTTCGGCCGACACCGCGACGACCTGCTCATCCTGCCCGCGGCGACCTTCGTGCTCGGCGACACCGACGCCGACGCAGCCGAGATCGCTCACGAGGTGCGGCTGGCGCAGGTGTCACCGCAGACCGCGATCAAGTTCCTGGAACAGCTGTGGAACCGGGACCTGTCCGATCACGATCCCGACGGGCCGCTGCCGTCGGTCGATCCGGTCGTCGGCGAGAACACCATCGCCCGCGGACGCGCCAGCGTGCGGATGTACCGGGACCCGGTCGCGACGGCGAACGAATGGCGGGCCAAGGCCGAAGCCGAGAACCTGACGACGCGTGAGCTCATCATCGAGATCACCGGGCGGCAGAACTTCATCGGATCCGCGTCCACGGTCGCCGAACAGATCAACGAGCTCGTCCAGGCCGACGCCAGCGATGGCTTCATCCTGGTCCCGCACGTCACGCCGGCCGGCCTGGACCCGTTCGTCGACTCGGTGGTGCCACTGCTGCAGGAGCGCGGCGTGTTCCGCGCCGACTACACCGGCAGCACACTGCGCGAACACCTGGGCCTCGGAGAAAATGGTTCGAGGTGA
- a CDS encoding LLM class flavin-dependent oxidoreductase — MTGPDPLLLAVALSAAGRHPAAWREPDARPTELLTPRYWVDLVTEADRGGIDLVTFDDELVLQPEGVRGRLDAVLTAARVAPLTRRVGLVPTAVATHTEPFHLSKAVATLDHVSTGRAGILVEVTASADAARHFGRREVPTSGRELYDEAADYVEVLRRLWDSWEDGAEIRDATTGRFVDRNKLHYIDFEGRWFSVKGPSITPRPPQGRPPVAATYTDDDSGDFVAGADIAFVPAGTVPPVDARTFVDLVVFLDDSAERAVARRRRLDGLHGSEVGFPTEVFTGTAVQLADRLEDWQRAGVTGVRLHPGALPHDLMQISAHLTGELSRRGLANQRTGTLRDVLGLPRPVNRYATAGEDAR, encoded by the coding sequence ATGACAGGGCCCGACCCGCTGCTGCTCGCCGTCGCGCTCTCGGCCGCCGGCCGGCATCCGGCCGCGTGGCGCGAACCCGACGCCCGACCCACCGAACTGCTGACACCCCGGTACTGGGTCGACTTGGTCACCGAGGCCGACCGCGGCGGAATCGATCTCGTCACCTTCGATGACGAACTCGTGCTGCAACCCGAGGGGGTGCGAGGCCGGCTCGACGCGGTACTGACCGCGGCCCGGGTCGCACCGCTGACCCGCCGCGTCGGGCTGGTGCCGACCGCAGTCGCGACCCATACCGAACCGTTTCACCTGTCCAAGGCCGTCGCGACACTCGATCACGTCAGCACCGGACGCGCCGGGATCCTCGTCGAGGTGACCGCGAGTGCCGACGCGGCACGACACTTCGGCAGGCGCGAGGTTCCCACCTCTGGCCGCGAGCTGTACGACGAGGCCGCCGATTACGTCGAGGTGCTTCGGCGGCTGTGGGACAGCTGGGAGGACGGCGCCGAGATCCGCGATGCAACCACTGGACGGTTCGTCGATCGGAACAAGCTGCACTACATCGACTTCGAGGGCCGCTGGTTCTCGGTCAAGGGGCCCTCGATCACACCGCGACCGCCACAGGGCCGGCCGCCAGTCGCCGCGACGTACACCGATGACGACAGCGGCGACTTCGTCGCAGGGGCCGACATCGCCTTCGTCCCGGCAGGCACCGTGCCGCCGGTGGACGCTCGGACGTTCGTCGACCTGGTGGTCTTCCTCGACGACTCCGCCGAGCGCGCGGTCGCACGCCGCCGACGGCTCGACGGCCTGCACGGATCCGAAGTCGGCTTCCCGACAGAGGTTTTCACCGGTACCGCAGTCCAGCTCGCCGACCGATTGGAAGACTGGCAGCGGGCCGGCGTCACCGGGGTCCGGCTGCATCCCGGCGCCCTTCCCCACGATCTGATGCAGATCTCGGCGCACCTGACCGGCGAGCTGAGCCGCCGCGGCCTGGCCAACCAGCGGACGGGCACGCTGCGTGACGTCCTCGGCCTGCCCCGGCCCGTGAACCGGTACGCCACCGCCGGAGAGGATGCGCGATGA
- a CDS encoding mechanosensitive ion channel family protein — MEDTTSLESATHLATDAAWIAGAVAIAYAIGLAVTWLLQRLGRRSLLIHDTAVLTRMPLRATLVLIAASTAVRRTVDIGASWRGWVDHALVIALIACFTWMLARLVRVAERQVITRFAGGDEGLTDADRHRRKIKTQVLTLRRIAVAIVVLLGGAAALMTFPSFSDIGKTLFASAGVLTVVAGLAAQTSLGSVFAGVQIAFSDAIRVGDVVVLEDEWGRIEEITLTYVVVRLWDERRLVLPCTYFTNTPFQNWTRNATELLGTAELDVDFTVPFDAMRAEMDRLLRANPKWDGRAGVLQVTDAVDGLVRVRMLVSAKDAGQLFDLRCDIREGMVSWLQRTNPGALPRRRIEHASSADREMQGQPAARDEPQADSGLFSGSATAERRGRVFS; from the coding sequence ATGGAGGACACCACCAGCCTCGAATCCGCCACCCATCTCGCCACGGACGCCGCCTGGATCGCGGGTGCCGTCGCCATCGCCTATGCCATCGGTCTCGCGGTGACCTGGCTGCTGCAACGCCTCGGCAGGCGCAGCCTGCTGATCCACGACACGGCCGTGCTGACCCGGATGCCACTGCGCGCAACCCTCGTGCTGATCGCCGCGTCGACGGCGGTGCGCCGCACCGTCGACATCGGCGCCAGCTGGCGCGGCTGGGTGGACCATGCCCTGGTGATCGCGCTGATCGCGTGCTTCACCTGGATGCTCGCCCGCCTGGTGCGCGTGGCCGAACGTCAGGTGATCACCCGGTTCGCCGGCGGTGACGAAGGGCTGACCGACGCCGACCGGCACCGGCGAAAGATCAAGACTCAGGTGCTGACACTGCGCCGTATCGCGGTCGCGATCGTCGTCCTTCTCGGCGGCGCGGCCGCGTTGATGACGTTCCCGTCGTTCAGCGACATCGGCAAGACGCTGTTCGCGTCCGCCGGTGTGCTGACCGTCGTCGCCGGCCTGGCGGCGCAGACCTCGCTCGGCTCGGTGTTCGCCGGCGTCCAGATCGCGTTCTCCGACGCGATCCGTGTCGGCGACGTGGTCGTGCTCGAAGATGAGTGGGGCCGCATCGAGGAGATCACGCTGACCTACGTCGTGGTCCGGCTGTGGGACGAACGCCGATTGGTCCTGCCGTGCACGTACTTCACCAACACCCCGTTCCAGAACTGGACGCGCAACGCGACCGAACTGCTCGGCACGGCCGAACTCGACGTGGATTTCACCGTGCCGTTCGACGCGATGCGCGCCGAGATGGACCGGCTGCTGAGAGCCAACCCGAAGTGGGACGGCCGCGCGGGCGTCCTGCAGGTCACCGATGCGGTCGACGGGCTGGTCCGGGTGCGGATGCTGGTCAGCGCCAAGGACGCGGGACAGTTGTTCGACCTGCGCTGCGATATCCGGGAGGGCATGGTGTCCTGGCTGCAACGCACCAATCCGGGCGCGCTGCCGCGCCGGCGTATCGAGCACGCGAGCTCCGCGGACCGGGAGATGCAGGGTCAGCCCGCAGCACGCGATGAGCCGCAGGCGGACTCCGGGCTTTTCAGCGGCAGCGCCACGGCAGAACGCCGCGGACGCGTGTTCAGCTAG